The Vitis vinifera cultivar Pinot Noir 40024 chromosome 12, ASM3070453v1 genome has a segment encoding these proteins:
- the LOC100242140 gene encoding rac-like GTP-binding protein RAC2 encodes MSTARFIKCVTVGDGAVGKTCMLISYTSNTFPTDYVPTVFDNFSANVVVDGSTVNLGLWDTAGQEDYNRLRPLSYRGADVFLLAFSLISKASYENISKKWIPELRHYAPTVPIVLVGTKLDLREDKQFLIDHPGATPITTAQGEDLKKMIGAAVYIECSSKTQQNVKAVFDAAIKVVLQPPKPKKRRRKSRPCVFL; translated from the exons ATGAGCACAGCAAGGTTCATCAAGTGTGTCACCGTCGGCGATGGAGCTGTCGGAAAAACTTGCATGCTCATCTCCTACACTAGCAACACCTTCCCCACT GATTATGTGCCTACCGTGTTTGACAACTTCAGTGCTAATGTGGTGGTGGATGGAAGCACAGTTAATCTCGGATTATGGGATACTGCAG GGCAGGAGGATTATAACAGGCTGAGGCCTCTCAGTTATAGAGGTGCAGATGTGTTCCTCTTGGCCTTTTCGCTTATCAGCAAAGCTAGCTATGAAAACATCTCCAAGAAG TGGATCCCTGAGCTGAGGCATTATGCTCCAACTGTGCCAATTGTGCTTGTGGGAACCAAACTTG ATTTACGGGAAGATAAGCAGTTTTTGATTGATCACCCTGGCGCAACACCAATTACAACTGCTCAG GGGGAGGATTTGAAGAAGATGATCGGGGCTGCTGTTTACATAGAGTGCAGCTCCAAGACTCAGCAG AATGTCAAGGCAGTTTTTGATGCTGCAATCAAGGTTGTTTTGCAGCCCCCTAAGCCCAAGAAAAGGCGAAGAAAGTCAAGGCCATGTGTTTTTCTCTAA
- the LOC109123528 gene encoding uncharacterized protein LOC109123528: MVRRERKQHRSKNQDPVNCLPDDMIRHILSKLGLRGIARVSTLSRRWRQVCLSLPFLNLDLQAFDIYGASSKLRELNLQYPVQYLRLYHSDSTGNNSGKPMTSKFEDERSYERFLEGWKGRCLDIWRELCGEGDEVGKEFVLEVLEICCEMVIGKWDEFEETSLKTKPWRPPNLKFFSELKEIEIEIGREHAMDDFKIINDVQIRATALKEMTIVRALRSGFVSGTDKAYKVWRRTSRSSSYVFVRD; encoded by the exons ATGGTCAGGAGAGAGCGAAAGCAACATCGATCGAAGAATCAGGATCCGGTGAATTGCCTTCCAGATGACATGATTCGGCATATACTCTCAAAGCTGGGTTTGAGAGGTATAGCTAGGGTTAGCACCCTCTCCAGAAGATGGAGACAAGTATGCTTATCCTTGCCATTCTTAAACCTAGACCTTCAGGCTTTCGACATCTATGGCGCCTCCTCTAAATTGCGG GAACTAAATTTGCAATATCCAGTGCAGTACTTACGATTATATCACAGCGATTCGACAGGAAATAAT TCAGGAAAACCTATGACCAGTAAGTTTGAGGATGAAAGATCTTATGAAAGATTTTTGGAAGGTTGGAAAGGAAGATGCTTAGATATCTGGAGGGAATTGTGTGGTGAAGGGGACGAAGTAGGGAAGGAGTTTGTTTTAGAAGTATTGGAGATATGCTGCGAGATGGTTATAGGAAAATGGGATGAATTTGAAGAAACTAGCCTTAAGACAAAACCTTGGAGACCTccaaatttgaagttttttagTGAATTGAAGGAGATTGAGATTGAGATTGGCAGGGAGCATGCTATGGATGATTTCAAAATCATCAATGACGTACAAATTCGTGCAACAGCATTGAAGGAGATGACCATAGTTCGTGCTCTGCGTTCTGGATTTGTATCGGGTACTGATAAGGCCTATAAGGTATGGAGGAGGACCTCCCGTAGTTCCTCTTATG